AAAAACCGTGGAGCAAGACCGAAATCAGTTCTTCGCCTTGTCCACCAGCGCACCAGCCTTGATCCAGGGCATCATGTCGCGCAGCTTGGTGCCGACTTCCTCGATCGGATGCTCGTCGGCCAGGCGGCGGGTGGCCTTGAAGCGGGCGCCGCCGGCCTTGATTTCCTGCATCCATTCGGAGGTGAACCGGCCCGACTGGATATCAGCCAGGATGCGCTTCATCTCGGCCTTGGTGTCAGAGGTGATGACGCGCGGACCGGAGACATATTCGCCCCATTCGGCGGTGTTGGAAATCGAGTAGTTCATATTGGCGATGCCGCCCTGATAGATCAGGTCAACGATCAGCTTCACTTCGTGCAGGCACTCGAAATAGGCCATTTCCGGGGCATAGCCGGCTTCCACCAGCGTTTCGAAACCGGCGCGGATCAGTTCCACCAGGCCGCCGCACAGCACAGCCTGCTCGCCGAACAGGTCGGTCTCGCATTCCTCGCGGAAATTGGTCTCGATGACGCCCGAACGGCCGCCGCCGACACCCGAGGCATAGGCCAGCGCGATGTCATGGGCATTGCCCGAGGCATCCTGATGCACCGCGATCAGGCAGGGCACGCCGCCGCCACGCTGATATTCGCCGCGCACGGTGTGGCCCGGACCCTTGGGCGCGATCATGATGACGTCGACGGTCGACTTCGGCTCGATCAGGTTGAAATGCACGTTGAGGCCATGGGCGAAGGCCAGCGCCGCGCCGTCGCGGATATTGGGCTCGATATCCTGCTTGTAGATATCGGCCTGCAACTCGTCCGGGGTCAGCAGCATGATCACGTCGGCCCAGGCGGACGCCTCGGCCACGCTCATCACCTTGAGGCCTTCGCTCTCGGCCTTCTTGGCCGAAGGCGAATTGGGGCGCAGGCCCACGGCGACATTGGTGACGCCGGAATCGCGCAGGTTCAGCACATGGGCGTGGCCCTGCGAACCATAGCCGATAATGGCCACCTTCTTGGACTTGATGATGTTGAGATCGGCATCACGATCGTAATAGACGCGCATCGAGGGTCTCCCTGGAATTTATGCGATTTGGGTCAGGTATGGGCCTTGGCCCCGTAAAGGGCCAGGAACTGGTCGGTCGCAATCT
This genomic stretch from Devosia sp. YIM 151766 harbors:
- the ilvC gene encoding ketol-acid reductoisomerase, giving the protein MRVYYDRDADLNIIKSKKVAIIGYGSQGHAHVLNLRDSGVTNVAVGLRPNSPSAKKAESEGLKVMSVAEASAWADVIMLLTPDELQADIYKQDIEPNIRDGAALAFAHGLNVHFNLIEPKSTVDVIMIAPKGPGHTVRGEYQRGGGVPCLIAVHQDASGNAHDIALAYASGVGGGRSGVIETNFREECETDLFGEQAVLCGGLVELIRAGFETLVEAGYAPEMAYFECLHEVKLIVDLIYQGGIANMNYSISNTAEWGEYVSGPRVITSDTKAEMKRILADIQSGRFTSEWMQEIKAGGARFKATRRLADEHPIEEVGTKLRDMMPWIKAGALVDKAKN